The Mesorhizobium opportunistum WSM2075 DNA window CCCGAAGTTCACCGAGCGCGGCCTGTGGAATGTGTTCCGCACCTGCGGACGCGATGATCAGCAAGGCAGCATCGCCGGCGCCTACATCGCCGCGAATTTCAAGGATGCCAAGGTCGCCGTCATTCATGACAAGACCCCCTATGGCCAGGGCCTCGCCGACGAAACCAAGAAGGCAATGAATGCCGCTGGCGTCAAGGAAGTCATGTATGAAGGCATCAATGTCGGCGACAAGGACTTCTCGGCGCTGATCGCCAAGATGAAGGAAGCCGGCGTCACCCTGATCTACTGGGGCGGCCTGCATACCGAAGCCGGCCTGATCATCCGCCAGTCCGCGGATCAGGGCCTGAAGGCACCGATGATGTCGGGCGACGGCATCGTGACGGACGAGCTTGCGGCGATCGCGGGCGACGCCGTCGCCGGTACGCTCAACACGTTCGGCCCCGACCCACGCCTGATCCCGGCCAACAAGGAACTCGTCGAGAAGTTCCGCGCGCAGGGCTTCGAGCCGGAAGCTTACACGCTCTACGCCTACGCCGCCGTGCAGGTGGTCGCCGAGGCGGCCGCTGCCGCCAAGACGAACGACCCGCAGGCCGTTGCCAAGGCGATGCATGAAAACGGTCCGTTCCCGACCGTTCTGGGCGATCTTGCCTATGACGCCAAGGGCGACCCGAAGCTGCCAGGCTACATCATGTACGAGTGGAAGAAGAAGGACGACGGAAAGTATTCCTGGTTCCCGAAGTCGTAATCCACTCAGACAGATCTGAGACCAATGATGCCCGGCGCCACGCGCCGGGCATTTTCTTTGGCGCATTCCGGTGGCTGATGCCCCTCTTCGCCGGCCCTCCTTGGGCCGGAGAGATCGCATCCAGGATCGAAATTGTCGCCCTTGTTCCGTCCGTTCGAGCGAATGCGTGCGAGTGTTGGCCGGATAATTGATTTAAATCGGTTTAAATGGGCGTTGATTTTGTTTGCACTGCAGCATTTTCACGCTAATCATGGCGCCGGTTTCTCTTCCCTTCCGCTGCTGGAGCCCAGTCCTTGGCCATCACGAAGATCCTCGTCGCCAACCGGTCAGAAATCGCCATCCGCGTCTTTCGCGCGGCCAACGAGCTGGGCCTCAAAACCGTGGCGATCTGGGCCGAGGAAGACAAATATTCGCTGCACCGCTTCAAGGCCGACGAGAGCTACCAGGTCGGGCGCGGCCCGCATCTCGCCAAGGACATGGGGCCGATCGAGAGCTATCTGTCGATCGAGGAAGTGATCCGCGTCGCCAGGCTTTCGGGCGCCGATGCGATCCACCCAGGTTACGGGCTTCTGTCGGAAAGCCCCGAATTCGCCGAGGCCTGCGCGCAGGCCGGCATCACCTTCATCGGGCCGAAGCCGGACACGATGCGCCGGCTCGGCAACAAGGTCGCGGCGCGCAATCTCGCCATCGAGGTCGGCGTGCCGGTGATCCCCGCCACCGATCCGCTGCCCGACGACATGGACGCGGTCAAGAAACTGGCCAAGGAGATCGGCTATCCGGTGATGCTGAAGGCCTCTTGGGGCGGCGGCGGACGCGGCATGCGCGCCATCCGCGCCGAGGCCGATCTCGCCCGCGAAGTCACGGAAGGCAAGCGCGAGGCGAAAGCCGCCTTCGGCAAGGACGAGGTCTATCTCGAAAAGCTGATCGAACGCGCCCGCCATGTCGAGGTGCAGGTACTTGGCGACACCCACGGCAACGCCGTGCACCTCTTCGAGCGCGACTGCTCGATCCAGCGCCGCAACCAGAAAGTCGTCGAGCGTGCGCCCGCGCCCTATCTCGAAATGTCGCAGCGCGAGGAGCTTTGCGGCCACGCGCTGAAGATCGCGCGCGAAACCAGCTACATCGGCGCCGGCACGGTCGAGTTCCTGCAGGATGCCGATACCGGCAAGTTCTATTTCATCGAGGTCAACCCGCGCATCCAGGTCGAACATACCGTCACCGAGATGGTGACCGGCATCGATATCGTCAAAGCCCAGATCCACATTCTCGACGGCTTCGCCATCGGCACGCCGGAATCGGGAGTGCCGGCGCAGAGGGACATCAGGCTGAACGGCCACGCCTTGCAGTGCCGCATCACGACCGAGGATCCCGAGCATAATTTCATCCCGGATTACGGCCGCATCACCGCCTATCGCGGCGCCACCGGCTTCGGCATCCGCCTTGATGGCGGCACCGCCTATTCCGGCGCTGTCATCACCCGCTTCTACGATCCGCTGCTGGAGAAGGTGACGGCGTGGGCGCCGACGCCGGCCGAGACCATCGCGCGCATGAACCGCGCCTTGCGCGAGTTCCGCATCCGGGGCGTCGCCACCAACCTCACTTTCCTCGAAGCGATCATCAATCACCCGAGCTTCGCCGACAATTCTTATACGACGAAGTTCATCGACACGACGCCGGAGCTGTTCCAGCAGGTCAAGCGGCAGGACCGGGCGACCAAGCTCGTCAACTACCTGGCTGATGTCAGCGTCAACGGCCATCCCGAGACGCGCGGCCGGCCGATGCCGAAGGCCGATGCGGCGCCGCCCGTGGTGCCCTATCTCAACGGCAACGTCCCCGCCGGCAGCAAGCAGAAGCTCGATGTGCTCGGCCCGGAAAAGTTCGCCGCCTGGATGCGCGAGCAGAAGGAAGTTCTGGTCACCGACACGACGATGCGCGACGGGCATCAGTCGCTGCTTGCGACCCGCATGCGCACGCATGACATTGCCGGCATCGCCGGCACCTATGCGCGCGCCCTGCCGCAGCTTCTGTCACTCGAATGCTGGGGCGGCGCGACCTTCGACGTGGCGATGCGCTTCCTCACCGAGGACCCTTGGGAGCGGCTGTCGCTGGTGCGCGAGGCGGCACCCAATCTGTTGCTGCAGATGCTGCTGCGCGGCGCCAACGGCGTCGGCTACACCAACTATCCCGACAATGTCGTGCAGCATTTTGTCAAGCAGGCCGCTGCCGGCGGCATCGACCTGTTCCGTGTCTTCGACTGCCTGAACTGGGTCGAGAACATGCGCGTCGCCATGGACGCGGTCGGCGCCGAGGGCAAGCTGATCGAAGCGGCGATGTGCTACACCGGCGATATTCTCGATCCGGCGCGAGCCAAGTACGACCTGAAATACTATGTCGGGCTGGCGGGCGAGTTGCAGGCGGCAGGCGCCCATATCATCGCGGTCAAGGACATGGCCGGCCTGCTGAAGCCGAGTGCTGCCCGCGTGCTGTTCAAGGCGCTGCGCGAGGCGACCGACCTGCCGATTCATTTCCACACTCACGACACGTCAGGCCTGTCGGCGGCGACGGTGCTGGCGGCGGTGGAGAGCGGCGTCGACGCCATCGACGCGGCGATGGATGCCTTCTCCGGCAACACGTCGCAGCCTTGCCTGGGCTCGATCGTCGAGGCGCTGAAGGGCACCGAGCGCGATCCGGGCCTCGGCCCGCAATGGATCCGCAAAATCTCGTTCTACTGGGAAGCGGTGCGCAACCAGTATGCCGCCTTCGAAAGCGACCTGAAAGGACCGGCCTCGGAAGTCTACCTGCACGAAATGCCGGGCGGACAGTTCACCAACCTCAAGGAACAGGCGCGCTCCCTTGGGCTGGAGACGCGCTGGCACGAGGTGGCGCAGACCTATCACGACGTCAATTTGATGTTCGGCGACATCGTCAAGGTGACGCCGTCGTCCAAGGTCGTCGGCGACATGGCGCTGATGATGGTGAGCCAGGACCTGACGGTCGCCGATGTCGAGAACCCGGCCAGGGACATCGCGTTCCCGGACTCGGTCGTCTCGATGCTGCGCGGTGATCTCGGCCAGTCGCCGGGCGGCTGGCCGCAAGCGCTGCAGAAAAAGGCGCTGAAGGGCGACAAGCCGATCACGGCGCGGCCCGGCTCGCTGCTGAAGCCCGCCGATCTCAAGGCCAGCCGCAAGGAGATCGAGGAGAAGCTCGAGCGCAAGCTCTCGGAATACGAGTTCGCCTCGTGGCTGATGTATCCGAAGGTGTTTTCCGACTTCGCCGCGGCGCAGGAAGCATACGGCCCGGTCAGCGTCCTGCCGACGCCGACCTATTTCTACGGCATGAAATCGGAAGACGAGATCTTCGTCGACATCGAGAAGGGCAAGACACTGGTGATACGGTGCCTGGCCATCGGCGATGTCGACGACAAGGGCATGGTCACCGTGTTCTTCGAGCTCAACGGCCAGCCGCGTCGCGTCAAGGTGCCGGACCGGGCGCATGGCGCTTCCGCCGCCAAGGCGCGCCGCAAAGCCGAACCCGGCAACGAGGCGCATGTCGGCGCGCCGATGCCGGGCGTGGTCTCCGCGCTTGCGGTCGCCGCCGGCCAGGCGGTGAAGGCCGGCGACGTGCTGCTCTCCATCGAAGCCATGAAGATGGAGACGGCACTGCATGCCGAGCGCGACGGCACGGTCGCCGAGGTGCTGGTCAAGGCCGGCGACCAAATCGATGCCAAGGATCTGCTGATCGCCTTCGCCTGAAACCTCGCGCAAGCGGGCAGGCTGTCGGCTTCTGTCGGCAGCCCTCAGTGCGCTGTTCGATAACCGCTTGACCCCGTGCCCCTGGTCGGGCATCGAACCGCTGAAATTCGCCGTGGCACGGTCCCCGAGTCGCGGCGCAGAACCGATTTTTTGGAGAAAAACATGGCCGACGATATCACCGAGACCAGCCAGACTGTTGCCGCCGGCCAGCTGCGTGCCCTCATCGAGCGCATCGAGCGACTCGAGGAAGAAAAGAAGACGATCGCCGACGACATCAAGGAAGTGTTCGCCGAGGCCAAGGGCACCGGCTTCGACACCAAGGCGATCCGCACCATCATCCGTCTGCGCAAGAAAGATCAGGCCGAACGCCAGGAGGAAGACGCCATCCTCGATCTGTACATGGCCGCGCTCGGCATGGTCTAAGACTGGCGCAGTTCGCCGTTTCACGGAAACGGCGAATTGCGCTATCTCTTTGTTGACGCAATTCCGGACGGAAAACCGTTTTCACTTTTCCTGGAATTGCTTTGGCGTCCGGCGCCCGATGCGGTTGCTGGAGATACGGTTCGAACCATGAGCGAATTCGATTTTGGCGGCCGTCGCGCCTCGGAATTCCGCCATCGCGGCTTCTGGTCGCTGTTCGCCGAACGGCATCCGGAAGAAAGGGCGCGGCTGGCGCGGCGTGGACCCTGGTTCTGGCAGCGCGGATTGCCCGATTTCGCCCTGGTCCTGTCCATGTATGTCGCGCCGGCGCAGAACCATGTCGGTGTCTTCTTCGGCCGCAACGAGAAGTTCGGCGCCACGCAGAGCTGGTCGCGGCTGAAGCCGTTCCAGCCGGCGATCGAAGAGAGGCTGAAGCTCAGGCCGGAGCAAAGTTGCGAGGGCCTCGGCATCAATTCGATGTGGCGGGTGAACTGCTATGCCGAGGACAACTGGCCGGCGATGACCGACTGGCTGGTGACGGAATGTTCGCGTGTCGAGCGCGCCGTTGCCGAAGTCCTGGGGCAGGGGTAGGTGATCGCGGATTTCTTCCGCTCGCGGTGGCTTGGCCAGGTGCCGCTCGGCCGGCTGTTCTGGCGCGACATGCTGCTCGTCGGGACATTGATCAATATGGCGTCTTCGGCGCTGGCGCTGGTCCTGCTCGGCCTGAAGCTGCCGCTGTGGCTGGTTCTGGCGGTGCATTTCGCGCCGGTGCCCTACAACATCTTCCTGACGTCGGCCGTGTGGCGGACGACCGAAAGCGGTGCCAAGGCCTCGCTGATGCTGCTGGGCTCCGCACTCTGGCTTATCGCCACAGTGGTCGTCTGAAGAACGGCACCAGGCATGAAAAAGGGCGGCCCAGGCCGCCCTTTTTCAGAGCCATAAGGCGCCGCTCAGGCGGCCGGTTCGAATTTCAGCGCCACACCGTTGATGCAGTAGCGCAGGCCGGTCGGCGGCGGGCCGTCCTCGAAGACGTGGCCGAGATGGCTGCCGCAGCGGGCGCAGTGGCATTCGGTGCGGACCATGCCGTAGCTGCGGTCGATTGTGTTCTCGACCGAACCCGGCACCGGGTCGTTGAAGCTCGGCCAGCCGGTGCCGCTCTCGAACTTCAGCTTGGATTCGAACAGCGGCTGGTCGCAGCCGACGCAGGAAAATGTGCCGGCGCGCTTCTCGTAGAGCAAGGCGCAGCTTCCCGGACGCTCGGTGCCGTGGCCGCGCATGACCGCATATTGCTCCGGCGTCAGCCGGGCGCGCCATTCGGCGTCGGTGCGGGTAACGGGATAGGTGTGGGTGTCCATGTGATCTCCTCAGCCTTGGCGGCTCGTTATTGGTTGCAACCTCATATTCGCCCGAAGATAGGCGTTTGTTACCGGCATGGCCAGTTCTGGCGCACTCAATGCTTCCTTGAAAGCTGCTTAGTCGCGCCTTCGAGCCCGGCCAGCGTCAGCGGGAACATGCGGCCGCCGAAGATGTCGCGGATCATCGCGATCGAATGGGTAAAGCCCCAGTTCTTTTCGCTCTCCGGATTGAGCCATACCGCGTTCGGCCATTGCCGCAGCAGACGGGCGAGCCAGACAGCGCCGGCTTCCGGGTTCCAGTGTTCGACCGAGCCGCCGGGATGGGCGATCTCATAAGGGCTCATCGAGGCGTCGCCGACGACGATCACCTTGTAGTCCGGTCCGTATTTGTGGAGGAGATCGAAGGTCGGGATCACCTCCGCATGGCGGCGCCGGTTGTCCTTCCACACGCCCTCATAGAGGCAGTTGTGGAAATAGAAATATTCGAGCTGGCGAAATTCGGCGCGGGCGGCCGAAAACAGCTCCTCGACGCTTTTGATGTGATCGTCCATCGAGCCACCGACATCGAAGAACATCAAAAGCTTCACGGCGTTACGCCGCTCGGGCCGCGTCTGCACGTCGAGATAGCCGTGCTCGGCGGTGGCATGGATGGTGCCGGGCAGGTCGAATTCCTCCTCGGCGCCCTCGCGCACCCAGCGGCGCAGCCGCTTCAGCGCGATCTTGATGTTGCGGGTGCCGAGTTCGACGGCATCGTCGAAATTCCGGAATTCGCGCTTGTCCCATACCTTCACCGCGCGGCGGTTGCGGCTTTCATGCTGGCCGATGCGCACGCCTTCGGGATTGTAGCCATAAGCGCCGAAGGGCGAGGTGCCGCCAGTGCCGATCCATTTCGAGCCGCCCTGGTGGCGGCCCTTCTGCTCCTCGAGCCGCTGCTTCAAGGTCTCCATCAGCTTGTCGAAACCGCCGAGCGCCTCGACCAGTTTTTTCTCTTCCTCGGTCAGATGCTTTTCGGCAAGCCGGCGCAGCCATTCCTCGGGAATATTGGCGACATCCACCGCGTCCGGTCCGCCCAGCGCCTCGATGCCTTTGAAGACATGCGCGAACACCTGGTCGAAGCGGTCGATATGGCGCTCGTCCTTCACCAAGGCGGCGCGCGCGAGGTAATAAAAACCTTCGA harbors:
- a CDS encoding branched-chain amino acid ABC transporter substrate-binding protein; translation: MKKSLLSAVALTALIAFSGNAWADVLFAVAGPITGPNAAFGAQLQKGAEAAVAAINAKGGINGEQIKLEIGDDVSDPKQGISVANKFVGDGVKFVIGHFNSGVSIPASEVYAENNIVEITPAATNPKFTERGLWNVFRTCGRDDQQGSIAGAYIAANFKDAKVAVIHDKTPYGQGLADETKKAMNAAGVKEVMYEGINVGDKDFSALIAKMKEAGVTLIYWGGLHTEAGLIIRQSADQGLKAPMMSGDGIVTDELAAIAGDAVAGTLNTFGPDPRLIPANKELVEKFRAQGFEPEAYTLYAYAAVQVVAEAAAAAKTNDPQAVAKAMHENGPFPTVLGDLAYDAKGDPKLPGYIMYEWKKKDDGKYSWFPKS
- the pyc gene encoding pyruvate carboxylase, which codes for MAITKILVANRSEIAIRVFRAANELGLKTVAIWAEEDKYSLHRFKADESYQVGRGPHLAKDMGPIESYLSIEEVIRVARLSGADAIHPGYGLLSESPEFAEACAQAGITFIGPKPDTMRRLGNKVAARNLAIEVGVPVIPATDPLPDDMDAVKKLAKEIGYPVMLKASWGGGGRGMRAIRAEADLAREVTEGKREAKAAFGKDEVYLEKLIERARHVEVQVLGDTHGNAVHLFERDCSIQRRNQKVVERAPAPYLEMSQREELCGHALKIARETSYIGAGTVEFLQDADTGKFYFIEVNPRIQVEHTVTEMVTGIDIVKAQIHILDGFAIGTPESGVPAQRDIRLNGHALQCRITTEDPEHNFIPDYGRITAYRGATGFGIRLDGGTAYSGAVITRFYDPLLEKVTAWAPTPAETIARMNRALREFRIRGVATNLTFLEAIINHPSFADNSYTTKFIDTTPELFQQVKRQDRATKLVNYLADVSVNGHPETRGRPMPKADAAPPVVPYLNGNVPAGSKQKLDVLGPEKFAAWMREQKEVLVTDTTMRDGHQSLLATRMRTHDIAGIAGTYARALPQLLSLECWGGATFDVAMRFLTEDPWERLSLVREAAPNLLLQMLLRGANGVGYTNYPDNVVQHFVKQAAAGGIDLFRVFDCLNWVENMRVAMDAVGAEGKLIEAAMCYTGDILDPARAKYDLKYYVGLAGELQAAGAHIIAVKDMAGLLKPSAARVLFKALREATDLPIHFHTHDTSGLSAATVLAAVESGVDAIDAAMDAFSGNTSQPCLGSIVEALKGTERDPGLGPQWIRKISFYWEAVRNQYAAFESDLKGPASEVYLHEMPGGQFTNLKEQARSLGLETRWHEVAQTYHDVNLMFGDIVKVTPSSKVVGDMALMMVSQDLTVADVENPARDIAFPDSVVSMLRGDLGQSPGGWPQALQKKALKGDKPITARPGSLLKPADLKASRKEIEEKLERKLSEYEFASWLMYPKVFSDFAAAQEAYGPVSVLPTPTYFYGMKSEDEIFVDIEKGKTLVIRCLAIGDVDDKGMVTVFFELNGQPRRVKVPDRAHGASAAKARRKAEPGNEAHVGAPMPGVVSALAVAAGQAVKAGDVLLSIEAMKMETALHAERDGTVAEVLVKAGDQIDAKDLLIAFA
- a CDS encoding DUF2312 domain-containing protein, which encodes MADDITETSQTVAAGQLRALIERIERLEEEKKTIADDIKEVFAEAKGTGFDTKAIRTIIRLRKKDQAERQEEDAILDLYMAALGMV
- the msrB gene encoding peptide-methionine (R)-S-oxide reductase MsrB; translation: MDTHTYPVTRTDAEWRARLTPEQYAVMRGHGTERPGSCALLYEKRAGTFSCVGCDQPLFESKLKFESGTGWPSFNDPVPGSVENTIDRSYGMVRTECHCARCGSHLGHVFEDGPPPTGLRYCINGVALKFEPAA
- a CDS encoding vWA domain-containing protein → MFIPFFLELKAARVPVSLREYLSLLEGLEAGLVDYDVEGFYYLARAALVKDERHIDRFDQVFAHVFKGIEALGGPDAVDVANIPEEWLRRLAEKHLTEEEKKLVEALGGFDKLMETLKQRLEEQKGRHQGGSKWIGTGGTSPFGAYGYNPEGVRIGQHESRNRRAVKVWDKREFRNFDDAVELGTRNIKIALKRLRRWVREGAEEEFDLPGTIHATAEHGYLDVQTRPERRNAVKLLMFFDVGGSMDDHIKSVEELFSAARAEFRQLEYFYFHNCLYEGVWKDNRRRHAEVIPTFDLLHKYGPDYKVIVVGDASMSPYEIAHPGGSVEHWNPEAGAVWLARLLRQWPNAVWLNPESEKNWGFTHSIAMIRDIFGGRMFPLTLAGLEGATKQLSRKH